One Sebastes umbrosus isolate fSebUmb1 chromosome 6, fSebUmb1.pri, whole genome shotgun sequence DNA window includes the following coding sequences:
- the gpr37l1b gene encoding G-protein coupled receptor 37-like 1: MCIMAPSVGLWLCLYLPLLFTDAKSVGQHDSQSDGVVKLEPLWVTKQLRTGDDTNAPNQSLPLPEMLDLDADRNRRLARGTDEEEQQSTFSQSFENDSVTPPQATEFANGTKVGAGDNGDHDHHGNATSSDHDPPGLYNPFYPLADSSYAAYAVLFLAGLVLAVGVVGNMAVICIVWNNYYMRSAWNYLLATMAFWDFLVLVLCLPVVVLNQLSHRRILGDITCRMVPYMEAVSLGITSFTLCALGIDRFLAATSSSQPNTRRVERCRTVLLKLILVWLAALMLSSPEIFLWQLSQAVSPSTGRLVDSCTITPASPLSLYLPDSLHSLLLRYHQGRMWWCFGCYFCLPILFTILCQMATRNVNSDSSSAQKQRNQDDRSSNQKRHQHQAVERQLNCTLLALAVVYGVCALPEHVCNITLAYTHITVSEDTAAMLALLHHFLLFFKSSVTPVLLLCLCKALGQAFMDCCCCCCQECQPTTAQGSPSSAQVKLKAANETSIFFDKAKDTSAILSISS, from the exons atgtgcatCATGGCCCCGTCTGTCGGTCTGTGGCTGTGTCTGTACCTGCCACTGCTGTTTACGGACGCAAAGAGTGTCGGGCAACACGACAGTCAGAGCGACGGCGTCGTCAAACTGGAACCCCTTTGGGTGACCAAGCAGCTCAGGACCGGGGACGACACCAACGCCCCCAACCAGAGCCTACCCCTCCCTGAGATGTTGGATTTAGACGCGGACCGGAACCGCCGCCTGGCCCGTGGCACTGACGAGGAGGAGCAACAGTCCACCTTCAGCCAGTCCTTTGAGAACGACTCGGTGACGCCGCCGCAGGCCACCGAGTTCGCCAACGGGACAAAAGTAGGAGCAGGGGACAACGGCGATCATGATCACCATGGAAATGCCACCAGCTCCGACCATGACCCTCCAGGACTCTACAACCCCTTCTACCCGCTGGCGGACAGCTCGTATGCAGCCTACGCAGTGCTCTTCCTGGCCGGCCTGGTGCTGGCGGTGGGCGTGGTAGGAAACATGGCGGTCATATGTATCGTCTGGAACAACTACTACATGAGGTCCGCCTGGAACTACCTGCTGGCCACTATGGCGTTCTGGGACTTCCTGGTCCTGGTGCTCTGCCTTCCTGTGGTGGTCCTCAACCAGCTCTCCCATAGGAGGATCCTGGGTGACATCACCTGCCGCATGGTGCCTTATATGGAG GCCGTGTCTCTGGGCATCACCTCCTTCACTTTGTGCGCTCTGGGCATCGATCGTTTCCTAGCCGCCACCTCCTCGTCCCAGCCAAATACTCGGCGGGTGGAACGCTGCCGCACGGTGCTGCTGAAGCTGATACTGGTGTGGCTCGCCGCTCTGATGCTGTCCAGCCCCGAAATCTTCCTGTGGCAGCTGAGCCAGGCCGTGTCCCCGTCCACCGGCCGGCTGGTCGACTCCTGCACCATCACCCCCGCCTCCCCTCTGTCCCTCTACCTGCCCGACTCCCTCCACTCTCTGTTGCTCAGGTATCACCAG GGACGTATGTGGTGGTGTTTTGGCTGCTACTTCTGCCTCCCCATCCTCTTCACCATCCTCTGCCAAATGGCCACCCGCAACGTCAACAGTGACTCCAGCTCCGCCCAAAAGCAGCGTAACCAAGACGACCGCTCCTCCAATCAGAAGCGTCATCAGCACCAGGCGGTGGAGCGGCAGCTGAACTGCACACTTTTGGCGTTAGCGGTGGTTTACGGCGTCTGCGCTCTGCCCGAACATGTCTGCAACATCACGCTGGCCTACACGCACATCACCGTCTCTGAGGACACGGCCGCCATGCTGGCACTATTGCATCACTTCCTGCTGTTCTTCAAGTCATCGGTGACGCCGGTGTTGCTGCTGTGTCTGTGTAAG GCTCTCGGCCAGGCCTTcatggactgctgctgctgctgctgtcaggagTGTCAGCCAACCACGGCTCAAGGCTCGCCGAGCTCCGCCCAGGTCAAACTGAAGGCAGCCAATGAGACGTCCATCTTCTTTGACAAGGCTAAAGACACGTCGGCCATCTTGTCCATCTCAAGCTAG